In Chitinophaga nivalis, a single genomic region encodes these proteins:
- the ureC gene encoding urease subunit alpha produces MSKDLNHENNGHSEGSEKWSRREWIKIVGVTSLGVTVLGLNSAFSQNDNQVRFEDGNLYVTREKYISLFGPTTGDRVRLADTGLFIEIEKDYQTYGDENKFGGGKTVRDGMGQSNTVLDHECLDMVLLGATIIDHWGIVKADIGIKDGKIVGIGKAGNPNTQDGVTPGMVIGPATEAHGAWGQIVTAGGIDTHIHFISADIAHTALYSGLTTLIGGGTGPNDGTNATTVTPGRHNIHKMLQACDAMPVNIGIFGKGNVSNEQAQVEMIEAGALGVKIHEDWGATPSTIDMALRVADKYDTQVAIHTDTLNEAGFLEDTVKAINGRVIHTFHTEGAGGGHAPDIIKIAMYPNILPASTNPTKPYTINTAAEHVDMLMVAHHLSPKIKEDVAFADSRIRPSTIAAEDILQDMGVFSIMSSDSQAMGRVAEVITRTWQTADKMKQQRGALQGDGKGNDNFRVKRYVAKYTINPALAHGIASYVGSVEVGKIADLVLWKPEFFGVKPEIIYKSGMIAASKMGDTNASIPTPQPVIYRSMYGAYGMALGTTSFNFVSQASLEKGDIMKLGLNKKCLPVKGCRNVKKKDMINNNATPNIEVDPETYAVKVDGKVATCEPVSVLPMAQRYFIF; encoded by the coding sequence ATGAGCAAAGACCTCAATCATGAAAACAACGGACATTCCGAAGGTTCTGAAAAATGGAGCCGGCGGGAATGGATTAAAATAGTGGGTGTAACGTCGCTCGGCGTTACCGTATTGGGCCTTAACAGTGCTTTTTCGCAAAACGATAACCAGGTGCGCTTTGAAGACGGCAACCTGTATGTGACCCGCGAAAAATACATCTCACTTTTCGGGCCTACCACCGGAGACAGGGTGCGCCTAGCAGATACCGGACTGTTCATCGAAATAGAAAAAGATTACCAGACCTACGGCGACGAAAATAAATTCGGCGGCGGCAAAACCGTGCGCGACGGTATGGGGCAATCCAACACCGTGCTCGATCACGAATGTCTGGATATGGTGCTGCTTGGCGCTACCATCATCGACCACTGGGGGATCGTAAAAGCCGATATCGGTATCAAAGACGGAAAGATAGTGGGAATAGGCAAAGCCGGGAACCCCAATACGCAAGACGGCGTTACGCCCGGCATGGTGATCGGACCGGCCACGGAAGCCCACGGTGCATGGGGGCAGATCGTAACGGCTGGCGGCATCGATACCCATATCCACTTTATTTCAGCGGACATCGCCCACACGGCGCTGTACAGCGGTCTCACTACCCTCATCGGCGGCGGAACCGGACCTAATGACGGCACCAACGCCACCACAGTGACGCCCGGCAGACACAACATCCATAAAATGCTCCAGGCATGCGACGCCATGCCTGTCAACATCGGCATCTTCGGCAAAGGGAACGTATCCAACGAACAGGCGCAGGTGGAAATGATCGAAGCAGGCGCGCTGGGCGTAAAAATTCACGAAGACTGGGGCGCCACGCCCTCCACCATCGACATGGCGCTGCGCGTGGCAGACAAATACGATACACAGGTGGCCATCCATACCGATACCTTAAATGAAGCCGGCTTCCTGGAAGATACCGTCAAAGCGATCAATGGCCGGGTGATCCACACCTTCCACACCGAAGGTGCCGGCGGCGGCCATGCGCCCGACATCATCAAAATAGCCATGTATCCCAACATTCTGCCCGCATCCACCAATCCCACCAAACCATACACCATCAATACTGCCGCGGAACACGTGGATATGCTCATGGTGGCCCATCACCTGAGCCCAAAGATCAAGGAGGACGTGGCCTTCGCCGATTCGAGGATCCGGCCTTCCACCATCGCTGCGGAAGATATTCTGCAAGACATGGGCGTGTTCAGCATCATGAGCTCCGACTCCCAGGCTATGGGCCGCGTGGCTGAAGTGATTACCCGCACCTGGCAAACGGCGGACAAAATGAAACAACAACGTGGTGCGCTGCAGGGCGACGGAAAAGGGAACGACAACTTCCGCGTAAAAAGATACGTTGCCAAATATACCATCAACCCCGCATTGGCGCACGGCATCGCCTCGTACGTAGGCTCCGTGGAAGTAGGTAAGATAGCGGACCTCGTGCTGTGGAAACCTGAATTCTTTGGCGTGAAACCGGAAATCATCTACAAATCCGGGATGATCGCCGCGTCCAAAATGGGTGATACCAACGCTTCCATCCCCACTCCACAACCCGTTATCTACCGCAGCATGTACGGCGCTTACGGAATGGCTTTGGGCACAACCAGCTTCAATTTCGTATCGCAGGCATCGCTGGAGAAAGGGGATATCATGAAGCTCGGGCTCAACAAAAAATGCCTCCCGGTCAAAGGCTGCCGAAACGTGAAGAAAAAAGATATGATCAATAACAACGCCACCCCCAATATCGAAGTGGACCCGGAAACTTATGCCGTGAAGGTAGATGGGAAAGTGGCTACCTGCGAGCCGGTGTCTGTACTACCCATGGCGCAACGGTATTTTATCTTCTGA
- the ureB gene encoding urease subunit beta: MIPGEIIPKKQDIICNKGKRTETVQVKNTGDRPIQVGSHYHFFEANKKLDFDRKKAFGLRLNIPAGTAVRFEPGEEKRVILVEIGGKRQIFGFNNLTEGNAADSGLKTAAISKAQKAGFKGA, encoded by the coding sequence ATGATCCCAGGCGAAATCATCCCAAAAAAGCAGGATATCATCTGCAATAAAGGCAAACGCACCGAAACGGTCCAGGTAAAAAATACCGGCGATCGCCCCATCCAGGTGGGTTCTCACTATCATTTTTTTGAAGCCAACAAAAAGCTGGACTTCGACCGCAAAAAAGCCTTCGGCCTCCGCCTCAATATTCCTGCGGGCACGGCCGTGCGGTTCGAGCCGGGCGAAGAAAAGAGAGTGATATTGGTAGAAATAGGCGGGAAACGGCAAATCTTCGGGTTCAACAATCTTACGGAAGGCAACGCGGCAGACAGCGGCCTGAAAACGGCGGCTATCAGCAAAGCGCAAAAAGCCGGATTCAAAGGTGCCTGA
- the hypB gene encoding hydrogenase nickel incorporation protein HypB produces MNEEMNAKPKSNRAPVGSIQCENTSLNLLKANDFVAKAIKERLAHMLVLNICSSPGSGKTTLLQETGRRLKGQLNMAVLVGDPETDRDATRLKEAGVNALQIVTGGMCHIEAQMILQALDHIDLDNTDVLIIENVGNLVCPAAFDLGEDYRVTLLSATEGDDKPKKYPRMFLTSELMLISKSDLLPYVPFSVEAAGNDAKEINPDIETLAISTIKGDGMDQWCNWIRKKAQQKKQMKNALPQT; encoded by the coding sequence ATGAATGAAGAAATGAACGCGAAGCCGAAAAGCAACCGGGCGCCAGTAGGCTCCATTCAATGCGAAAACACCTCGCTCAATTTGCTGAAGGCGAACGATTTTGTAGCCAAAGCCATTAAAGAACGGCTTGCACATATGCTGGTGCTGAACATCTGCTCATCGCCCGGAAGTGGCAAAACCACGCTCCTCCAGGAAACCGGCAGGCGCCTGAAAGGCCAGCTCAATATGGCCGTACTGGTAGGCGATCCTGAAACCGACCGTGATGCCACCCGTTTAAAAGAAGCAGGCGTAAACGCCTTGCAGATCGTAACCGGCGGCATGTGCCACATCGAAGCACAGATGATCCTCCAGGCGCTGGATCACATTGACCTCGACAATACGGATGTTTTAATCATCGAAAACGTGGGCAACCTCGTTTGCCCCGCTGCATTTGATCTGGGAGAAGATTACCGCGTAACGCTGCTTTCCGCAACGGAGGGCGACGACAAGCCCAAAAAATACCCACGAATGTTTCTTACCAGCGAATTGATGCTGATTTCAAAATCCGACCTGCTGCCTTATGTGCCGTTTTCAGTAGAAGCCGCAGGAAATGACGCCAAAGAAATCAACCCGGATATAGAAACCCTCGCCATCAGTACCATCAAGGGAGATGGCATGGATCAATGGTGCAATTGGATCCGGAAAAAAGCGCAGCAAAAAAAGCAAATGAAAAATGCCCTGCCCCAAACATGA
- a CDS encoding TonB-dependent receptor: MKFLLLFIFMLMGVAVEAQVKTIYLYSLLGKVPVPGAITIRQDRLPVQVSNGIGALRIDPAVSPTYTIYTVGYDSLVVDAQQIADRSIIYLAEKNTSLREVVVRTPPSIGVLNTISDVDIHLRPIVTSQDVLRIVPGLFIGQHAGGGKAEQIFLRGFDIDHGTDFGITVDGMPVNMVSHAHGQGYADLHFVIPELIEKVDFDKGPYFADKGNFVTAGFADFKLKNYLKQNFVKAEGGQFNTWRAVAAVNLLNKASIIKSGNSLYAGAEYSHTKGYFDSPQNFNRFNGILKYHGKISENASLSAHISGFTSSWNASGQIPDRAVKQGLIGWYGAIDDTEGGSTSRYNANVSLHTTFDNGLQWNNRVYYSYYRFNLFSNFTFYLNNPAEGDQIRQSEQRHLAGLQSDISYNNNIGRLQGAFKAGVQVRTDMTKDSELSNTKNRTKLLDKIMLGDIHEVSAGVYAEQLFRLSSTLELAVGARGDIFLNSYNDKLINQKLSARSHMVSPKLRLNYKANDYVQLYGYFGKGFHTNDTRVAVQRNGREVVTPALGTDLGGIFKIGDKVLLQTALWYLWLQQEFIYVGDEGIVEPSGKTRRYGGDLSFRYEILRYLYADADLNVSMPRAVGVPKKEHYLPLAPEVTSTGGLNYVNNKGWNGSIRYRFMGKRPANEDYSVTAKGYFICDAGLSYSKQNWEAGLFVQNIFNTKWKETQFDTETRLKDEPEPVSEIHFTPGTPFFARLSFTIFF; encoded by the coding sequence ATGAAATTTTTACTGTTATTTATTTTTATGTTGATGGGGGTAGCTGTTGAAGCGCAGGTTAAAACCATCTATTTGTACAGCCTTCTCGGTAAGGTGCCTGTACCGGGAGCCATTACCATCCGGCAAGACAGGCTGCCCGTACAGGTTTCCAACGGTATCGGCGCCCTCCGCATCGATCCCGCCGTTTCTCCAACCTATACGATTTATACGGTGGGCTATGACAGTCTTGTGGTAGACGCACAGCAAATTGCCGACCGCTCCATTATTTACCTGGCAGAAAAAAACACCTCTCTACGGGAAGTGGTGGTGAGAACACCGCCCAGCATCGGCGTACTGAACACCATCAGTGATGTGGATATCCACCTCAGGCCCATCGTTACGTCACAGGATGTGCTCCGCATCGTGCCAGGTTTGTTTATTGGCCAGCATGCGGGCGGAGGAAAAGCGGAGCAGATATTTTTACGCGGCTTCGACATCGACCATGGCACCGACTTCGGCATTACAGTAGACGGGATGCCCGTTAATATGGTAAGCCATGCCCATGGTCAGGGTTATGCAGATCTCCATTTCGTCATACCTGAATTAATCGAAAAAGTAGATTTTGATAAAGGTCCTTATTTTGCCGACAAAGGAAATTTCGTAACGGCGGGCTTTGCCGATTTTAAGCTAAAAAATTATCTCAAACAGAATTTCGTAAAAGCCGAAGGCGGCCAATTCAACACCTGGAGAGCCGTTGCGGCGGTGAACCTGCTGAATAAAGCAAGCATCATCAAATCGGGCAACAGTCTTTACGCAGGCGCTGAATACTCTCATACAAAAGGGTATTTTGACAGTCCGCAGAACTTCAACCGCTTTAACGGCATCTTGAAATATCATGGAAAGATATCGGAAAACGCCTCGCTTTCCGCGCATATAAGCGGCTTTACCAGCAGCTGGAACGCCAGCGGGCAAATCCCCGACAGGGCCGTAAAACAGGGCCTGATAGGCTGGTACGGCGCCATCGACGATACCGAAGGAGGCAGCACCAGCCGTTACAACGCCAACGTATCTTTGCATACCACCTTCGACAACGGCTTGCAATGGAACAACCGGGTTTATTACAGCTATTACCGCTTTAATCTGTTTTCCAATTTTACTTTCTATTTGAATAACCCCGCAGAAGGAGATCAGATCCGGCAAAGCGAGCAACGGCACCTGGCCGGATTACAGTCTGATATTTCGTATAACAACAACATCGGCCGGTTGCAAGGCGCATTCAAAGCCGGCGTGCAGGTGCGAACCGATATGACGAAAGATAGTGAACTCAGTAACACAAAAAACAGAACCAAACTCCTGGACAAAATTATGCTAGGCGACATACACGAAGTTTCCGCCGGCGTATATGCGGAACAGTTATTCCGCCTCAGCAGCACCCTCGAGCTGGCCGTAGGCGCCCGGGGAGATATCTTCCTGAACAGCTATAACGACAAACTGATCAATCAAAAATTATCCGCCCGCTCGCATATGGTGAGCCCCAAGCTGCGCCTGAATTACAAAGCGAACGATTACGTGCAGCTATACGGGTATTTCGGCAAAGGGTTTCATACCAACGATACACGGGTGGCCGTTCAGAGAAACGGCCGGGAAGTAGTGACGCCTGCGCTGGGAACAGATCTGGGAGGAATATTCAAAATAGGCGATAAGGTACTGTTGCAAACTGCACTGTGGTATTTATGGCTGCAGCAGGAATTTATTTATGTAGGCGACGAAGGCATAGTAGAGCCCAGCGGTAAAACCCGGCGCTACGGCGGAGATTTGTCTTTCCGGTACGAAATCCTCCGATACCTGTATGCTGATGCAGATCTGAATGTGTCGATGCCCCGGGCGGTAGGCGTTCCCAAAAAAGAACATTACCTGCCGCTGGCGCCGGAGGTAACGTCGACCGGGGGCCTCAACTACGTGAATAACAAAGGGTGGAACGGCAGCATCAGGTACAGGTTTATGGGCAAACGGCCCGCCAACGAAGATTACAGCGTTACTGCCAAAGGATATTTTATCTGTGATGCCGGTTTGAGTTATAGCAAACAAAACTGGGAAGCCGGGCTGTTCGTCCAGAATATCTTCAACACAAAATGGAAAGAAACCCAGTTCGATACAGAAACAAGATTAAAAGACGAGCCCGAACCCGTCAGCGAAATCCATTTTACACCCGGCACACCATTTTTTGCCCGGCTATCATTTACCATTTTCTTCTAA
- a CDS encoding M12 family metallopeptidase: MTKKHLLMSLAIVAMVSCQKSNDGLSTNPLENQQQDIPHVCVDKNLTRTSNGVTTEGAGLKSSFWANGKTITVKFLNGSTFVQNKVKQYAKQWETYANVRFSFVSASQAADIRIGIAFGGDGGSWSYIGKEALGISASEPTMNFGWFNSSTPESDFRGTTIHEFGHAIGLIHEQSSPAANIPWNKPVVYNYYAGPPNYWSKADVDYNVFYKYSAAVTQYGQYDPLSIMHYSVPAEFTTNGFSVGYNTQLSTVDKQFIATIYPK; this comes from the coding sequence ATGACAAAAAAACACTTGCTAATGAGCCTGGCCATAGTGGCTATGGTCAGCTGCCAAAAATCTAATGATGGTCTGAGCACAAATCCATTGGAAAATCAACAACAAGATATACCGCATGTTTGTGTGGATAAAAATCTGACGCGTACATCAAACGGTGTGACTACTGAAGGTGCTGGTTTGAAAAGTAGCTTCTGGGCAAATGGAAAAACCATTACCGTCAAATTCCTGAATGGATCTACATTTGTTCAGAACAAAGTAAAACAATACGCCAAGCAATGGGAAACGTATGCAAATGTTCGCTTTAGTTTTGTTAGTGCCAGCCAGGCAGCTGATATCCGGATTGGAATTGCGTTTGGCGGCGACGGGGGTTCATGGTCTTACATCGGAAAAGAAGCGCTGGGAATCTCTGCCTCCGAGCCCACAATGAACTTTGGATGGTTTAATTCCAGTACACCGGAGTCAGATTTTAGAGGTACTACCATTCACGAATTCGGACATGCTATTGGCCTCATTCACGAACAATCCAGTCCTGCCGCTAATATACCATGGAACAAACCTGTAGTATATAATTATTATGCAGGACCACCCAATTACTGGAGTAAAGCGGATGTAGATTACAACGTATTCTACAAATACAGTGCTGCTGTGACTCAGTATGGTCAATATGATCCACTGTCAATTATGCACTATTCGGTACCGGCTGAATTTACCACCAATGGTTTTTCTGTTGGCTATAACACACAGTTGTCTACCGTCGACAAACAATTTATAGCTACCATATATCCTAAATAA
- the ureA gene encoding urease subunit gamma, producing the protein MRLTPTEIEKLMLHQVGELAEKRLKRGVKLNYPESIALISSRIMEEARDGKKTVAELMEWGAKQLTRSDVMEGVPEMIHDVQIEAMFPDGNKLVTVHNPIR; encoded by the coding sequence ATGAGATTAACTCCCACTGAAATTGAAAAGTTGATGTTGCATCAGGTTGGAGAGCTGGCAGAAAAGCGTTTAAAAAGAGGCGTCAAGCTCAATTACCCCGAGTCCATCGCGCTGATTTCGAGCAGAATCATGGAAGAAGCACGGGACGGAAAAAAAACCGTGGCGGAGCTGATGGAATGGGGCGCCAAGCAATTGACCCGCAGCGACGTCATGGAAGGCGTGCCAGAAATGATACACGACGTACAGATCGAAGCAATGTTCCCCGACGGCAATAAGCTGGTAACTGTACATAATCCAATCCGGTAA
- a CDS encoding porin, with product MMHLRSFVMLCVFLAFFITPARAQDSLKEQRSTLIKTNNTFLDYVDINLLLRSSLDIPLGGDAPPAAIRMKEMRFEVRGDLPTIPLAYRLRFRLNRTSEQRAFDNAPGAIDIALVDYQFGKRKNWVVSVGKQAAYVGSWEFENNPTYEYEYSEFVNNQLNLFAMGIRLGYQISPTQTVHLQVQNTFNESFDRLYELSGYNKTGRTASKLPLGLILAWQGKFFGDKLQTFYSGNLSQVAKNEVNQSLVLGHKWNLKSFTGYLDLHTSNFGVDYVNIASPSINNYRNNPVRTYASDINYKAAILRLNYEFVPRFFLTAKFFFETASDRKDNTIGKNFRDNIGLLGGLEFQPIKSQNMRMFGYFFNNQKKYHGVVGAANPDISSNMVSLGFFYFVNVL from the coding sequence ATGATGCACCTTCGGTCATTTGTTATGTTATGCGTGTTCCTGGCTTTTTTTATTACGCCGGCACGGGCACAGGACAGCCTGAAAGAGCAACGCAGCACGTTGATAAAAACGAACAATACTTTCCTGGATTATGTAGATATCAATCTTCTGCTGCGAAGCTCGCTCGACATCCCGCTTGGCGGCGACGCACCACCCGCAGCCATCCGTATGAAAGAAATGCGGTTTGAAGTACGGGGCGACCTCCCCACCATTCCTCTCGCCTACCGCCTTCGTTTCAGGCTCAACAGAACCTCCGAACAAAGAGCCTTCGACAACGCGCCCGGCGCCATCGATATTGCATTGGTGGATTACCAGTTCGGTAAACGCAAAAACTGGGTGGTGAGTGTAGGTAAACAGGCCGCGTATGTTGGCAGCTGGGAGTTTGAAAACAATCCTACCTACGAATACGAATACTCGGAGTTCGTCAACAACCAACTGAATCTTTTTGCCATGGGCATCCGGCTTGGATACCAGATATCGCCCACCCAAACGGTGCACCTGCAAGTGCAGAACACCTTCAACGAAAGTTTTGACCGGCTGTATGAATTGTCGGGCTACAATAAAACCGGACGCACCGCGTCGAAGCTACCCCTTGGCCTCATCCTGGCCTGGCAGGGAAAGTTTTTCGGCGATAAGCTACAAACTTTTTACTCCGGCAATCTTTCCCAGGTGGCTAAAAATGAAGTGAACCAGTCGCTGGTACTGGGGCACAAATGGAACCTGAAATCGTTTACCGGTTACCTGGACCTGCACACTTCTAATTTCGGAGTGGATTACGTCAACATCGCTTCTCCTTCCATCAACAACTATCGGAATAATCCCGTTAGAACATACGCCAGCGACATCAATTACAAGGCTGCCATCCTGCGTTTGAATTATGAATTTGTGCCCCGCTTTTTTCTTACCGCCAAATTCTTTTTCGAAACCGCGTCGGACAGAAAAGACAACACCATCGGCAAAAACTTCCGGGATAACATCGGCCTGCTGGGTGGATTGGAATTTCAGCCGATTAAAAGCCAGAACATGCGGATGTTCGGTTATTTTTTCAACAACCAGAAAAAGTACCATGGTGTTGTAGGCGCTGCCAATCCCGATATTTCCAGCAACATGGTATCGCTGGGATTTTTCTATTTCGTGAATGTACTCTGA
- a CDS encoding urease accessory protein UreD, with product MIQKDNSLYSKLFISNKKEGEKTLLHDSAFDIPFKIVHYGSRGTGSHLELMLMSSSPGMMDGDIIDVEICCRKETATKLFTQSYNKVHPCKKGTVQRHKVLLEDNALFSFLPHPLIPFRNAIYQADNEIRLSATSHLLWSDIMTAGRVHSGERFEFSRIHSKTKIYVDGRLVIFDNQLLMPGEQAIEELLFYEGYTHQATLFIVSPYVSLLKQEFDELFIEQFDDMKYGYTQCAPQALMIRILGNSGEGIYEWLYNIGNMCWEFIQFQQQQHIPKKAAKQLAPAGKKISKKKVKT from the coding sequence ATGATACAAAAGGATAATTCTTTATACAGTAAATTATTCATCAGCAACAAAAAAGAAGGTGAAAAAACGCTGTTGCACGACAGCGCTTTCGATATCCCGTTTAAAATAGTGCACTACGGCAGCCGTGGCACGGGCAGCCACCTGGAATTGATGCTCATGAGCTCTTCACCCGGGATGATGGACGGGGATATTATCGACGTGGAAATTTGCTGCAGGAAGGAAACCGCAACAAAGCTGTTTACCCAATCCTACAACAAAGTGCACCCTTGCAAAAAAGGTACTGTACAACGTCATAAAGTACTGCTGGAAGACAATGCGCTGTTTTCCTTTTTGCCACATCCGTTGATTCCTTTCCGGAATGCCATTTACCAGGCGGATAATGAGATCCGCTTATCCGCGACCAGCCATTTGTTATGGAGCGACATCATGACCGCGGGCAGAGTACATTCCGGCGAGCGGTTCGAGTTTAGTCGTATCCACAGCAAAACGAAAATTTATGTGGACGGAAGACTGGTGATATTCGACAATCAACTTTTAATGCCGGGAGAACAGGCCATTGAGGAACTGTTGTTTTACGAAGGCTATACGCACCAGGCCACGCTGTTCATCGTGTCGCCCTACGTGAGTTTGCTGAAGCAAGAATTTGACGAGCTGTTCATCGAACAGTTCGACGATATGAAATATGGCTATACCCAATGCGCTCCGCAGGCACTGATGATCCGCATCCTGGGCAACAGCGGGGAAGGTATTTACGAATGGCTATACAACATCGGGAACATGTGCTGGGAATTCATCCAGTTTCAGCAACAGCAGCACATTCCTAAAAAAGCGGCCAAACAACTGGCGCCTGCCGGAAAAAAGATTTCGAAGAAAAAAGTAAAAACATAA
- the ureG gene encoding urease accessory protein UreG, producing MTRTYVKIGVAGPVGSGKTALIEALTREMSDAYSICVVTNDIYTKEDAEFMIKNSKLPKDRIAGVETGGCPHTAIREDASMNLEAVEDLVSAHPDTQIVFIESGGDNLAATFSPDLADLTIFVIDVAEGEKIPRKGGPGITRSDLLLINKIDLAPHVGADLAVMERDATKMRGARPFLKTNLKTKEGLENVIGWIKKYALFEN from the coding sequence ATGACGAGAACTTATGTAAAAATAGGCGTTGCCGGGCCGGTAGGTTCAGGAAAAACCGCGCTGATAGAAGCGCTCACCCGCGAAATGAGCGACGCATACAGCATATGCGTGGTCACCAATGATATTTACACGAAGGAAGATGCGGAATTTATGATCAAAAACTCGAAGCTCCCTAAAGACCGTATCGCCGGCGTAGAAACAGGGGGCTGTCCGCACACGGCCATCCGCGAAGACGCATCCATGAACCTCGAAGCCGTAGAAGATCTCGTAAGCGCGCACCCCGACACGCAGATCGTGTTCATCGAAAGCGGAGGCGATAACCTGGCCGCAACTTTCAGCCCCGACCTGGCCGACCTTACCATTTTTGTGATAGACGTGGCCGAAGGGGAAAAGATCCCCCGGAAAGGCGGCCCCGGCATCACCCGGTCCGACCTCCTGCTCATTAATAAAATCGACCTCGCGCCACACGTAGGCGCAGACCTTGCCGTCATGGAAAGAGACGCCACCAAAATGCGCGGTGCCCGCCCCTTCCTGAAAACCAATTTAAAAACCAAAGAGGGACTGGAAAACGTCATCGGTTGGATTAAAAAATATGCCTTGTTCGAGAACTAA
- a CDS encoding urease accessory protein UreE encodes MAPGTDMLHIEKVVSNPFSLTGKEKDVLDIEWYETEKHLLRRSTRSGKEVAIRKNNRIPLEDGDVIWMDDSAYICINILPCECIVIRPANMYEMGVVCFEIGNRHIPVCIEENRVSVAYEGALFTLLERGGFTPEIVEKKLLKPLRLLSRAMFKG; translated from the coding sequence ATGGCGCCGGGAACCGATATGCTACATATAGAAAAAGTCGTCAGTAACCCGTTTTCACTTACGGGGAAGGAAAAAGACGTATTGGACATCGAATGGTATGAAACGGAGAAACATCTGCTACGACGCAGTACCAGGAGTGGAAAAGAAGTAGCCATCCGGAAAAACAACCGCATTCCGCTGGAGGACGGAGACGTTATCTGGATGGACGATTCGGCATACATCTGCATCAATATACTGCCATGTGAATGTATCGTGATCCGGCCGGCCAACATGTATGAAATGGGAGTCGTCTGCTTTGAAATCGGGAACCGGCACATCCCGGTCTGTATCGAAGAAAACAGGGTGAGCGTTGCATACGAAGGCGCTCTTTTTACCCTTTTGGAACGGGGCGGGTTTACACCCGAAATCGTAGAGAAAAAATTATTAAAGCCATTGAGGTTATTATCTCGGGCTATGTTCAAAGGGTAA
- a CDS encoding urease accessory protein UreF: MKSDLLTLLQINDSMFPIGSFTHSYGLEAYVYQQQVTSAKLAEAYTEKVLRHSLYYNDAAFVNRAWKICNGKSFRYQQLLELDMLVTALKAPSEIKQASHKLGLRFLKLVVELGAGAKVNRYAKSIEAGQATGHYAIAMGMYAQETGISKKDTLTAFYYNNLNAMVTNCVKLVPLSQTVGQKILFKMQPLIKELVGKQDKVNDDTFGLCCIGQEIKCMQHEKQYSRLYIS; the protein is encoded by the coding sequence ATGAAATCAGATTTACTCACGCTCTTACAGATTAACGATTCCATGTTTCCCATAGGGAGCTTCACACACTCCTATGGCCTGGAAGCCTATGTTTACCAGCAGCAGGTAACCAGTGCAAAACTCGCGGAAGCCTATACAGAAAAAGTATTGCGACACAGCCTGTATTACAACGACGCTGCCTTTGTAAACCGCGCCTGGAAAATCTGCAACGGCAAAAGTTTCCGCTACCAGCAACTTCTGGAGCTGGACATGCTGGTAACCGCACTGAAAGCCCCCTCAGAAATAAAACAGGCCAGTCACAAGCTGGGCCTGCGTTTCCTGAAGCTGGTCGTGGAGCTGGGAGCCGGCGCCAAAGTGAACCGGTATGCCAAAAGTATAGAAGCCGGGCAGGCAACGGGGCACTATGCCATTGCCATGGGCATGTATGCGCAGGAAACCGGCATCAGCAAAAAAGATACCCTCACGGCGTTTTATTACAACAACCTGAACGCCATGGTCACCAATTGTGTGAAGCTGGTACCACTCAGCCAAACCGTTGGCCAGAAAATCCTCTTCAAAATGCAGCCGTTGATCAAAGAACTGGTCGGCAAACAGGATAAAGTGAACGACGATACGTTCGGCCTTTGCTGCATCGGGCAGGAAATAAAATGCATGCAGCACGAGAAACAATATTCCAGGCTTTATATCTCTTAG
- a CDS encoding hydrogenase maturation nickel metallochaperone HypA/HybF, with amino-acid sequence MHEVPIIREMVKMLQEQYPDKFSQIIKVTVEAGLLSNVQPVLIQNAFEALVLENDFLKDIDLEVVTLPIIAHCDACDKNFTVTKHRFICGCGKPAREIVQGKELRISRVDFLNE; translated from the coding sequence ATGCACGAAGTGCCCATTATACGGGAGATGGTGAAGATGCTGCAGGAGCAATACCCCGACAAATTCAGCCAGATCATCAAAGTGACGGTGGAAGCGGGTTTGCTCAGCAACGTGCAACCGGTACTGATTCAGAACGCTTTTGAAGCGCTGGTGCTGGAAAATGATTTTTTGAAAGATATCGACCTGGAAGTAGTGACACTCCCCATCATCGCGCATTGCGATGCATGCGATAAAAATTTTACGGTAACGAAACACCGGTTTATATGCGGATGCGGTAAACCTGCCCGCGAGATCGTTCAGGGAAAAGAATTACGTATCAGCCGTGTAGATTTTTTAAATGAATAA